Part of the Bradyrhizobium sp. AZCC 1721 genome, TCGCATGAAACGGCGCCGGACCATGCGGCTCGTGGAATGAAGCGGCCCCGGCAATACGCAACGCACCGGGGCCGCCGACCACTGGAGATTACCCCCGGCTAAGCTCTGGGGGACATGTAGCCAGGGGGTTACAGAATAGGCCGCCATTGGGGGCGCGGTCTGTACGGCCGCTGACAAAAGGCAAGCCCGCCAGCGTGAACCGGCGGCCCTTGCACCGAAGCCGGTTCGAGGATTGGATGACCTCCGAGCAGACCGATCGGGAGTAAAGCCCATGGTCAATGCGCTCGTCATCCGTCGCAATACCCAACTCGCAAAGGCCCAGAAGGCGCTCCGTGCCGCCCAGTACGTTCGAATGTCGACCGACTTTCAGCGATACTCGATCGAGAACCAGGCCGCCGCAATTGCCGCGTACGCTCAGCAACGCAAACTTAATATCGTTCGGACTTACGTCGACGAAGGGCGCAGTGGTCTGAGGATCAAAGGACGTCCGGGCCTGACCGAACTGATCGAGGATGTTCAATCAGGAAATGCGGAATTCGACCACATCTTGGTCTACGACGTCAGCCGTTGGGGACGCTTCCAGGATGTCGACGAGAGCGCGCATTACGAGTTTGTCTGCAAGCGAAACGGCATCAAGGTCGCCTATTGCGCTGAGCAGTTCGACAACGACGGAAGCCTTCTGTCAAGCATCTTCAAGAACATCAAACGTGTGATGGCGGCTGAGTATAGCCGAGAGCTTGGTGTGAAAGTGCACACTGGTCAGAGTCGAGTCGCAGGCCTCGGATATCGCGTTGGTGGCCCTCTTACGTTCGGGCTCCGCAGGGAGCTAGTAGATGAGCGCGCGTGTTCGAAAGGCAGGCTTACGAAAGGAGAGCGCAAGGCCTTGCATACGGATCGCGTGCGGCTTCAGCCCGGACCCGATGAGGAAACCGTCGTCGTCAGGCGGATATTTCATCAGTTTGTAGTCGAGCGAAAATCGTACAGCCAAATCACCCGGGAGCTCAATCGGGCGAAGATCACCAATCAGGGGCGACCCTGGACCGGCGCCATGATCCGCATCCTTCTCATGAATGAAAACTATATCGGCAATATCGTTTACAACCGCACCACGCGACCCATTGGGCAGAAGCTGATGAGCAATCCTCAAGATCGGTGGGTTCGAGGCCTGGCAGTTATCGATCCGATCGTCGATCCCAATCTTTTTGCACGCGCACAAAAAATCATGGCCGAGCGGCGCATCCAGATCCCAGAAGATCAGATGTTGCTGAGGCTCCGAACGACTCTCCATCGCAAGGGAAAACTGAGTTGGACCATCATCAACAACACGCCCGGGCTTCCCTCTGCCGGGACATACGCCGAGCATTTCGGATCGTTGCGAAAAGTCTACGCTCTGCTCGGGTATGATCCCTCGCGCGGCTGCGACTGGATAGATCCTCGCGTTTTTTGGGCCGACGTTTTGACAAAGCATGCCACGCAAGCGGCCGACGCACTAAGGACCGAACAGAGAGTTAAGGCGGTCGTCGAGCAGAGTCGCGCCGGCTTAAAGGTGAACAGGAAGCTCAAGATCACCTTCCTGGTGGCGCGACGACTGCCAAAGAGAGGCCCAAACGAATTGCCGCACTGGAGAGCCTTCCGCGGGAAAACATCCGCCGGGATTCTGGTCGTACTTCGACTAAACGAACTCAACAAGGCCGTTAAGGATTATCTGGTGATACCTGCTTCATGGGGAACGGGAACCGGGGCTTGGGTAACGCTTTCGGATTTGGCTTTGGCCCGTGAAAAGGCCGTGCGCATCGATAGCTTGGATGAGGTGATCCGAGATATCAAAACCCGACTGACAGCGTCCAACCACGTCGCGCCAACCAGGCCAACGCTAAAGAACAAACGAAGGAAGCGAGGCCGAACCAAAACCAGGAGCGGCCGCGCGCGGCGCTGACAGATCGCAGATAGAGATAAGCGCCGATCAGCCTGCCGTAATTTCTTCTGAAATCGCCGTTGAGCTTCGAGATCTCTATAAGCTCGGAAGATTGATCGGACATAAAGAAGCCTCCTGAAAATAGCAGGCTCCCTATAAACAACTGATTTGCCCGACAAGTCAATTGTCATTTCTGATTTTCAGAAGCCGAAAAGCTTCTGGCGTGCAGCACTTCTCAAGTTGCGACACTCTGTTTAGGCCCGACATTCAAGGGCAGCTTGATGGTTTTGGCTTGCTGGCTGCCATCACGCTTGTATTCTGTTTGTTTCAATCCGCGCGTATGGCATTGCCAACAGGAATCGCGCTTTCGACTCCGAACGATGGTGGTTCCCGATCTACAAAGCCTTCGCGATGTAGGCTGCCGCGCGTGCCGATCTCATAGCCGCGCGGGAGGCAGAGGACCATGAGATCGCGGCGGCCGTTCAGGGAGAAGCCGTCGGCCGCCAACTAAGCGATACGCCGTAGACGCTCATGTCTTGTCCCGCGAAGAGGCCGGATTTCACCATAATTCGCACGTAGTAGAAATTTTTATCAATATTCGGTATCGATCCGGTTTCGCTGCATTTCCCTGCATCGGTCGCGATCTGAAACGAACCGTTGGACTGGACTGCGCACTTTGATGTTTCAGCTCCTGTCTCCTTCGATACTTCGATGAACTCAGCTGTCGCAATCCCCCTGAAAAATTGATCCAGACGCGCCGCCGCCTGTGTGTCTCGGGCTTCCGTAGGTTCGGGGGTCCCGCCGCCCTTATAGGTTATTTCGATATGGGTAACGGGACGACCTATCGAGGTGGGCCCCGCGCAATAGAGCGTGACAGTATTGCCAGCCGTGGCGGTAACAGCACCAGCGGTGACAACAAGACCTGACGCGCTCACTGGTACGCAGCCTACGGCGCTTGTAGACCAGAGTGAATAGGCGTGCGCATAGGGATGAAAGCACATGCACGTTGCAGCAATGACAGCCACTCCCATCAAACGCCTCGACTGCATAATTCCCACCCTTGAGAACAAAGCCATAAGGCTCGTTAGGGATACTATCCGTGTCATGAGGACCTCCCGGTTGGATCATCTCACCAGCGTCCTTTGTAAGTCACTCCTCGAATGAAGACGGTGAACAAGGTCACACTCATCAAAAAAGAGCCCCGCCTAAAACTATGGAACACGACAAGATCATTTGTTTAGATATCGAGACTGTTCCGGACCGCACGCTTATTCCCGAATGGGAGCGAGGGAAAGTTCCTGCCCAGCCTATCTGGCATCGGATCGAAATCGACGACGTGCGCGCTTACTTTTTGACCAGCACGATGGTCCAGTCGTCGATCGTGCCGGAGCCATCGGCCGCGACGGAGGTGGTGACGAGCGCGCCGGGCGAATAGCTGTCAATCCGAAGAAGCATCGCATTGGCTGGATCGGACGTCTGGTAGCCCAGCACGTACTGGTCAGCCTCGAATGCCTTGCCGGCCTCGACCGCAAAGGTCCTGGCGCCGGTGCCGATCGCAACGTTCGACGTCGACGTCGCCGTTTGCTGATCGCTGATGACATCGCCCTGACGGCGGAACGCCTTCAGGCTAATCGTAATGGACGCACATCAGGCCGAAACCGTCCGCGCCTTGTGAATTTTGGTGCGCGCGCGGATTATCTCGATGCCGTTGACGCGCTCGCCGGTCAAGATCCTGGCCTCGAATCCCCGGCGCTCTTCCTCTGACGTTGCAGAAGAAGCCAACTCCGTAAGGACACGCCAGCCGACATTGCGGAAAATCTCGGGTCGCTTGCCGTATCGCCGAGCCACCCGCATCATCTCGGTGACGTCGCTTGAGTCGTCAATGTCGAACTGCTTGCGAACGGCCCACCCGAATTGCTTATTGCCCGGAATGGCGTCGCGTAGCGCCGCAAGCTTGCGGCCGAGATCAATCTTCTTTTCGACGACACGCGAGATGAGCGCCCGACGCTCACGCTTTGCTTCCTCTGTCAGCTCTTGCCTCCCCTTCTTCGAAGCTGCTGGCAGAGACGGCGGGGAGAGAAGCCTTCGCACCTTATTACGGACCACGGCACTGACGATGCTCTCGACTGCGGTCAGCCTGAAGTACTCCAGCGCCCGCATCGTCTCTAAAATTCCGACGAGATTTATCCGATCGAAGGCCTCAATCAGTTCAAGCTCGCGGCCCGCAAACTCATCCCCACAAACGTCCGCGACCGCACTAACGAACGGTTCGCGAAATGCAGCCTCATTGCCCTCGATTCCAGGATGCAGCGACAGGTGAGCACGACTCGGCCGCGGCCATCCACACCAAACTGCCGGCCGCGGTAGATTGTGCGTTGGGATGTGTCCATGACCTCGCCATCGGCTGGTGGTGCCTCGATTGCGACGAGGGCAATGTGCAGAGGGCGCCTAGACTGGTCGGTCCAGTGTTGTGATGCTTTGAGGTGCCAACATGGAACAGTCGCTTGAAGTCCGCACGCAGCGCCTTTTGCAGATCTCGATCGATCTTCACAACCAAATGGCGGAAACTCAGAAACTGAGAGAGATGGTGCGATCAGCCGAGGCTGCAGAGCGCCGCCAAGAGCCGGCCCATCCTGTCATCATCGCGCAGCCCGTCGGCAATGAGTTGCACGTCTAAGTAAGCGGACTAGCGATTGCGAGCCTTCGTCGGCCCGACATCGCTCGACGGCTGATCGAGCATTTGCAATATATGCTCGATCTCGGCCTTCTTGGCCTTCAGTCTCTCGCTAAGGACATCCTGCATCGTTTCGCGGAGCTCAAACACTCATCGATCGTCATGGATTCCCACTGAGATTCCCATTCGCTCTTCATGATGCGCTGCCACGATCATGAATCTTATCGGATCAAGGATGTATCGAAGAACAAGCAATTCAAAGAGCCAACGCACGGAATCCGGCAAATCCCCGAGAGATTCTTGAACTGTATTTGCCGAAAACACTTGAACCGTGTTCGATGAGAGCAGTTCCGCGGCTAATGTGACTTTCTCAGCAGAATTGCGGATGCGATGAAGTGCGAACAGAAAGATCACCTTCGGCGAAGTGCGTAGTTGTACCCGAGGCGATATCAAAACTGACGAGCGTCTCTAGCCGCCTCAAAGGCCGCGTTGATCCTTCGTGTCTCTTGATTTGCAAGGTCTTTTATTTTCTGCCCACGCCCCTCGAAGTTATCGGGGTGATATTGCTTCATTGCCTCGCGATACGCTGCTTTGATTTGATCTACAGTCGCATCCACACCAATATTCAAAACGGTATGCCAATCCTCTGCCGGTTCAGCCTGCCCCCCAACATCCCACTCAGTCGCCTCCTCGTTGACCGTTTCCCGCGCATCGGCGTCCAGTTTCGCGAGAAATGCGGCACGCTCCTCATATTTTGCCGAATAATTTGATTCAGCCATTTTCGTTCGCATCGTAACGAAGTAGGCTATTCCGTACCCTAGAGCGCCCACGATGAAGCCAGCGATTAGCCCAGGCTTTGCGTTGTAAGGATTCGCGACGACCACATTTGATGCCAAGTCACCAATTCCAGTTGTCAAAGAAGCAAATAGAGCTAAGCACAAACCGATTGCGCCTACCCAATTGGATACATTCGCCGCCTTGGGCCTCGCCCACTTTTTCACCTGATTATAATATTTTCTCTTAAGAGCTTGCCTTCTTTCTTCGTAGGTGATTCTAAGAGATTGGTATTCGAAGATCTTGCTAGCAGCATCATCCAGGGCCGCATTGAGTGCTCGCCCAAGCGATTTGCGCTTGTCGAAGCGCGTTCCATTGCTTTTACTGGTTAGCGAAAGCCCGTTGCTCGCGCCAGTTCTGTAAAAATTGGTGACTTCTTCCGAAAGCACGGCCAGCACATCGTCGATCTGCTTAAGGAGATTTTCGAGATTTGGATCTACAAGCTCGTCAGGATCTGGGAAATCGTCGCGACCCGTCGAGCTGATCGCTGTGCTCGCCAAAACCAAGGCCGGTGCAGCGACGAAGGCTAAAGTCAGAAGCAGACGGATCGCGAAATAAAGCGCGACAAGACCAAAGATAAGGAATCCCACTATCAACCTATTTTGTGACGGCCATGCCGATAACGAGAATGGTAACGAAGTAGAAAATAGCGCTGTAGTAGTAGGTCATGAGTTGGCTTCGAGCCTGGCGCGCTGATTCCGAGGCCCTTCCCCTTGCGGGAAACATGTACAGCACCCACTGGAAAACCAAACCGGGTAGCAAAAACCACTTGGCGGGATGGTCGAAAGATAACTGGGGAAGATTTTCTTGCTTCCAGACCATTTGCAACTCGCTGCTCCGCGATTTCCGAATCTTTGCACACCACCTGAGTATGACATCAATACTTAGGTTGAAAGTCCACTCGCCTTTCCGTGGAACTCGGGAGCGTGATGTCAGCCGTGCGAATGGTGGGCCCCAACACACGGAACTCGCAGCCTCACCCTGCCCTCTGCATTTTTCGCCCCGTCTGTGCGTCGATCCCGCGTTTTTAAAGCGCCTCTCGCGGGGCACGACAGCCGCTTAAGCTCGGCTCAGGACCGGCATAGCGCCGCCTCGCGCGCGAAACAACCTCGTCCTTTCAACGACCTGCACTCGCGTCAGCATGACGAAGAAGTCCAGTTTTACGCCTTCGACATGCTGGCGAGCGACGGCGACGATATCCGGAAACTGCCGCTGAGCATGCG contains:
- a CDS encoding J domain-containing protein yields the protein MGFLIFGLVALYFAIRLLLTLAFVAAPALVLASTAISSTGRDDFPDPDELVDPNLENLLKQIDDVLAVLSEEVTNFYRTGASNGLSLTSKSNGTRFDKRKSLGRALNAALDDAASKIFEYQSLRITYEERRQALKRKYYNQVKKWARPKAANVSNWVGAIGLCLALFASLTTGIGDLASNVVVANPYNAKPGLIAGFIVGALGYGIAYFVTMRTKMAESNYSAKYEERAAFLAKLDADARETVNEEATEWDVGGQAEPAEDWHTVLNIGVDATVDQIKAAYREAMKQYHPDNFEGRGQKIKDLANQETRRINAAFEAARDARQF
- a CDS encoding recombinase family protein, which translates into the protein MVNALVIRRNTQLAKAQKALRAAQYVRMSTDFQRYSIENQAAAIAAYAQQRKLNIVRTYVDEGRSGLRIKGRPGLTELIEDVQSGNAEFDHILVYDVSRWGRFQDVDESAHYEFVCKRNGIKVAYCAEQFDNDGSLLSSIFKNIKRVMAAEYSRELGVKVHTGQSRVAGLGYRVGGPLTFGLRRELVDERACSKGRLTKGERKALHTDRVRLQPGPDEETVVVRRIFHQFVVERKSYSQITRELNRAKITNQGRPWTGAMIRILLMNENYIGNIVYNRTTRPIGQKLMSNPQDRWVRGLAVIDPIVDPNLFARAQKIMAERRIQIPEDQMLLRLRTTLHRKGKLSWTIINNTPGLPSAGTYAEHFGSLRKVYALLGYDPSRGCDWIDPRVFWADVLTKHATQAADALRTEQRVKAVVEQSRAGLKVNRKLKITFLVARRLPKRGPNELPHWRAFRGKTSAGILVVLRLNELNKAVKDYLVIPASWGTGTGAWVTLSDLALAREKAVRIDSLDEVIRDIKTRLTASNHVAPTRPTLKNKRRKRGRTKTRSGRARR
- a CDS encoding ATP-dependent DNA ligase, with product MRRSRVFKAPLAGHDSRLSSAQDRHSAASRAKQPRPFNDLHSRQHDEEVQFYAFDMLASDGDDIRKLPLSMRKTSLARLLARRVDGHLLSDFEQGEIGPDLFRHAPPMGLEGLVSKRADIVADAHPIASRR